The stretch of DNA ACCCTCAGCAACGCCGAGATGTTGTACCTCGCCTACGAGTACTACTTCTCGAACTTCGATGAGATCGCAACCCGGACCGACGTCTCGGCGCACTCACGACAGGCGAAGATGGGCGTTATCCGGCTGCTCAAGTGGCTGTCCTAGAGGAGGCCCGGCCGGCAGCTTCCCGCACCCAGCCGGCCGGACTTCTCCGGAGCAGGGTCGCGATCCTGGCCGCCTTTGCGCTATACGCGGGGCTTCTCGCCTTTGTGATCCCGCACCACGAAGCATGGTTCGACGAGGGGCAGGCCTGGCTGATCGCCCGGGACAGCAATCTTGGGAACCTGTTCTCCCGGCTGGCCTACGAGGGGCAGCCCGGTCTCTGGCACCTGATCCTGATGGTTCCGGCCAAGACCCTGCCCTACAGCGCAATCAACTGGATCTCGGGCGCATTCGGTGCGCTCGGCGTGTACGTGTTCCTCACCCGATCGCCGTTCCCGACTCCGGTGAAGGTGCTCGTCCCCTTCACCTTCTTCCTGTTCTACCAGTACGCCGTGGTGGCCCGGAACTACGTGCTGATACCGGTGGTGCTGTTTGCCATCGCCGCCATGTACCGCAGGCGGACCGAGCACCCGGTGGCGTTCGCCGCGCTGCTGTTCGTCCTGGCCAACACCAGCACCCACGGCTTTTTGATCGCCGCGTCCCTGGCGGCGATCGAAGGGGTCGAGCTTCTGGTTCGGAGCAAGAATCTCGGGAGCCGGCCGGCGAGACGGGAGCTGTTGCCGCTGGTCGTACTGGGCCTTGGAATGGCCGCCGTAGCGTTTGCACTCCGTCCTCCGGCCGACCGGACCTTCGCCGTCGCAGGGCTTCACACTCCCGGCATCAAGGAGTTCTTCGTCGTGGTATTCGGCATGCTGAACAACTCGCTGGCGGACAACAAGCTGGTCCTGTTCCCTTTCCTGGCGGCCGGCCTCTGGTTTCTCCGGCGCCGCCGGGCTCTGCACCTGTTCGTGGTCCCCGCCGGGGCGCTGCTGATCTTCTTCGCCTTCGTCCACCGGGCGGCGTGGCACGAAGGCGTCCTCTTTCTGGTGTGGGTCTTCGCCTTTTGGCTCGCCCTCGAGAAAGAGCCCGCCGAGCCCGCCCCTTCCGATCGGTTCAGTCGCCTGGCGGCCCTTTCGCTGCTGGCGGTCGTCTGCCTGTTCCAGATCTACTGGAGTTTTGCGACCGCAAAGAACGACGTCAACGAGCCGTACTCCGGGAGCCGGGACCTGGCTCACTACATCAAGGAGAACGACCTTCAGGACAGCACGATCTTCGGCGTGCACTGGTCGTCGATGGCCGTCAATCCGTACTTCGAGGGAAACGTCTACGCCAACTACGACGCCCCCGGCGACGTCTCCTTCTGGGAGTGGTCGGACAAGAACGAGATGGTCGAGGACTACCGCACGATCGACCTTCTGGCGCCCGACTTCGTGGTCGTGCCGGTCAAGGTTCCGGGCATGGAGGACCCGGCCAACGCCCAGCTCAAACACTACGAACAAAGGGCGGTGTTCGGGGGCAACATGTACTGGAAGACCGGGGTCCTCGAGCCCGACCTGTACATCCTTTTCGAGCGCAAGGATTCGCCGTAGCCGGGTGAAGGAAACACTGAAGGTCTAACATGGAGGAACTATGGGATTCCTGAGAGGCCTCAGCGAGACGTCCGAGGAGATTCACGCCCACCACACCCGTGAGTGGTGCAAGGAGGTCGAGGGCGTCCAGGACGTGACCGACTGCCTGGAGCGCACCCGGCGCAGGGTGGCCGGCGTGGTCGAGAGCATCAAGCTGCGTCCCAGCCAGTTCTCGAACACGCTCGAGGTTACGCTCTACGACGGCACCGACCGCATCATCGGCGTGTGGCTCGGCCGCAAGTCGATCCCCGGCATCGACCTCGGGACCCACCTGGTGATCGAGGGCACCGTCGGGCAGTTCGAGCCCGGTCCGCTCCGCATCATCAACCCCGCCTACGAGCTGCTTCCCGTCGAGTAGGACTTCACCACTACTCCCCCGGGAGTAGCCCTCCCGCAGCCCGGCGGAGGATTTCAAACCGCCCCGCTCTGGGGGATCATGGGCATCATGGGCTCCACCACCGCGCCGGACCTGGCTCCCCCCGCCAAGGCCTACTTACCGCCCAAGGCGGTCGACTTTTTGGTTGCGATCATCGCCGGCATTCTCACGATGATGCTGATCCACCTGGACCCCGAGGCCAGCCCCCGGACACCGGACGGCTTCGCCTTCGGGATGGGCGCCCTTGCCGCAGCGGCCCTGGTTTTCCGGCGCCCCCACCCACAGGCGACGCTGGGGGTGGTGCTGGGCGTGCACATCTTCTACCACCTGGTCGGGTACCCGGGCGCAGGACCGTTTCCCTCCCTGATGGTGGCCCTGTTCGGCATGGCGGCCGCAGGTCTTCGGTGGGGCGCCATCGCCGCCGCCTTCGGGGTTGCGGCCACCGCTCTCTTGATGCAGGTGTTCGCCGAAGACACACCGATCCTCAGTCCGACGATCATCATGCCGGCGGTGCTGTCGGCGGCCTCCGTATTCGCCGGGGAGGCGGCCCACAACCGGACCCGGTACCTGGCGGAGGTGCGGGAGCGGCTCAGCCGGGTCGAGCAGAACCGGGAGATCGAGACCCAGAGGCGGCTGACCGAGGAGCGCCTGCGGATCGCGCGGGAGTTGCACGACATCATGGCCCACACCATCACGGTGATCACCGTTCAGGCGGGGGAGGCGCAGGACGCTCTGGACACATCTCCCGCACAGACACGGGAAGCCCTCAAGAACATCCGGGACGCCAGCAGGGAGGCGATGGCGGAGCTCCGGGCGACGGTGGGCGTGCTCCGGGAAACCGGTGAGGCGGGCGAGTCCCGTAAGCCGGCCCCGGGAATGCGGGACCTGGCGGAGCTGGTCCATACCGCCGGTGGAGGAAGCCTTGCCACGACGCTGGAGGTGCGGGGCAACGCCCGCCCCCTGCCTGCGGCGGCCGAGCTCACCGCCTACCGGATAGTCCAGGAGTCCCTGACAAACGTGATCCGCCACGCCGGAGCCACCAGGGCGTCGGTGGTGGTGAGCTACGAGCCGTCGGCGGTCACGGTGGAGGTCGAAGACAACGGCAGAGGCGTTGTGGGCTCCGCAGACGGGCACGGCATCCGGGGGATGAGGGAGCGGGCCGAAGCGGTCGGAGGTCGGCTGGAAGCCGGCCCCAAGGTGGACGGCGGCTTCCTGGTACGGGCGAGGCTGCCCGCCGACCTTCAGCCATGAT from Actinomycetota bacterium encodes:
- a CDS encoding sensor histidine kinase; this translates as MGSTTAPDLAPPAKAYLPPKAVDFLVAIIAGILTMMLIHLDPEASPRTPDGFAFGMGALAAAALVFRRPHPQATLGVVLGVHIFYHLVGYPGAGPFPSLMVALFGMAAAGLRWGAIAAAFGVAATALLMQVFAEDTPILSPTIIMPAVLSAASVFAGEAAHNRTRYLAEVRERLSRVEQNREIETQRRLTEERLRIARELHDIMAHTITVITVQAGEAQDALDTSPAQTREALKNIRDASREAMAELRATVGVLRETGEAGESRKPAPGMRDLAELVHTAGGGSLATTLEVRGNARPLPAAAELTAYRIVQESLTNVIRHAGATRASVVVSYEPSAVTVEVEDNGRGVVGSADGHGIRGMRERAEAVGGRLEAGPKVDGGFLVRARLPADLQP
- a CDS encoding OB-fold nucleic acid binding domain-containing protein; its protein translation is MGFLRGLSETSEEIHAHHTREWCKEVEGVQDVTDCLERTRRRVAGVVESIKLRPSQFSNTLEVTLYDGTDRIIGVWLGRKSIPGIDLGTHLVIEGTVGQFEPGPLRIINPAYELLPVE